In Fragaria vesca subsp. vesca linkage group LG5, FraVesHawaii_1.0, whole genome shotgun sequence, the genomic stretch AAGAACATTCTTTTGATGGTCGATAAATAAAATTTGAGACACAATCCTTCTTTTTTTTTTTTTTTTTAAGAGCAAATAGTATTATTCATGATTCAAATGAACTTTTCTCGAAAATGGATGTCATTGAAAATTATTTCTAACAATTTGATCAAAAAAATGAATGTCTAGTTACATTTTATGCAAAATAAAAAAATACAAAAATAAAGAAAATGAAGAAATCAAGGTCGGGAATGAAGGTTTGCGTTAAAAAGAAAAAAGAAAAAAATTAAAGAATGAAAGTCGGGAATGAATGTTCTCGTGCAGAAAGAAAAAAGAAAAAAAAGAATTGGAGGTATAGTGAGTGAATAAGAGGTGTAATGAGTAATATACTAATATATATGTGAATGACATAAACAAGGCTATTTTAGGAATTTGAAAGGAGGTCTAATGAGAAAATGCTTGTATTTAAAAATAAAATGGAGGTGTAGAGAGAATGAGAGGTATACTGAGCAAATTTGAAGGTCCCAATAGCCGCACTCTTATCATTGCTTTTGATTTTTGGAACGTGCAATTGCTTCACAATCTTGTAAGATAAGGGGAGAAATTAATACCATAACATCTGATAAAGCCCTCGATTTACAATACATGAAATTTTCATACAAATCGGCCATTGGCTAGATTATTTGGGTTAGATCCAGTGTTAATGCAGTCAATTTAGCATAGTAAACAAGGGCATGAAGATAAAATGATACGGAAAACTTTTAAATTAGATACTAATCTCTGGGTCAAGATACTTCAAATTAAGTACATGGTTTCCATCTTCGGCTATAGAATTTTTGAAAATTATACAGCGCATCCGGGTGCGCCGCGCACCCGGGTGTATCCACCGTCTATTTTGACCAGCCAAAAAAAAAAAAAATNNNNNNNNNNNNNNNNNNNNNNNNNNNNNNNNNNNNNNNNNNNNNNNNNNNNNNNNNNNNNNNNNNNNNNNNNNNNNNNNNNNNNNNNNNNNNNNNNNNNGAATGAAAAGTATCTTCCTATTACAAATGACATACTTCTGTATATAGCATATATATATATGAGTGCGGCTATTGGGACCTCCAAATTTGCTCACTTGACCCCACTTGATTATGAATTATTAAATAACATATTTATCCTCTTACACAATGACTATTAAAGACACTAATTAAACAAAAAGTAATATTACATTTATTCTCTCTAAACCTTCTAATTCAATAATAATGGATTACATTTTATTATTTTCCTTATTGATTTTTATTTTGTAGTTTTACCACATACTTATTAAAGCATTTATATATTTATATTATCATACATGTCACATGCATGCATACACAAAGTGAAAAAATATTTTTACAAAAATTATGATCTATCAATTATTAAAATACAAAACTAACAAAAATATAAAATAGTTCATGTAAGAATATTCTTTTGATGATTGATAATAAAATTTGAGACACAATCCTTCTTTTTTTTTAAATTTTTAAAAGAATAGTATTCTTTATGATTCGAATTACCTTTTTCTCAAATATTGATGTCATTGAAAATTATTTCTTACAATTTAATCAAAAAATGAATATCTAGTGACATTTTATGCAAAATAAAAAATACAAAAAATAAAGAAAATCAAGAAATCAAGGTCGGGAATGGAGGTTTGCGTTTAAAAAGAAAAAAAATAAAAATTAAAGAATGGAAGTCGGGAATGGATGTTCGCATTCAAAAAGAAAAAGAAAAAAAAGAATTAGAGGTATAGTGAGTGAATAAGAGTTGTAATGAGTAATATATTAATATATATGTGAATTACATAAACAAGACTATTTTAGGAATTTGAAAAGAGGTTTAATGAGCAAATGTTTGTATTTAAAAATAAAACGGAGGTGTAGAGAGAATGAGAGGTACATTGAGCAAATTTGGAGATCCCAATAGCCGCACTCTATATATATACACTCAAGTTAGTAATAACAAGGTAAGAAATTAAAGAATGTAATTGATTATGACGAAGTTAAATCTAACTAAATTTTAGCTAGTATTTGAGTTTCAAATTGATGCTAAAATTGAGAAATATACCAAATTTAGCTTTCTACTGTCTGAAGGGCAAATTAGAGAAACCGAAAAATGAAGAAAACTATTAATTATAGACATTTGCTCTATATGGTATGTTTGCTTATGTGGAGTGGGTGTAAAATAAAAAAAATATTTATGGGTTTATCTTAAAAGAGGTCTAGCATTTTGGGTTTTTATCTAATTTTCTCCTAATATATATGATATGCTTCTAACTAATTATGATCCAAACATATAACGTTGTATTGAATTTTTTCATTATTAATTATTTCCAAATCATAGGATTATTTGCAGGTTTTGATCCCTATACATATTTCTACAACATGGCTTCCTCTTCTACTTCTGGCATCCACTCCGAAGGAAAGTATGATGTCTTTATCAATTGCAGAGGCCTCGACACCCGCCGTACTAGGTGGACATGTTAATTCAGTACCAGTTTTTGACTACGGGGACTTGGTGGCCAATAAGGTACCAGTGAAAGCATAAGGTTCATTTTACCTTCTGAAGATATGTACGAACTGTGTCACCTGGAATTTTATCAAAACTGTACGAGAAGTACCTTGTTCACTGCATCACATTATTATCAACAAGTGAAAATGGATTAATAGCCGGTGTTCATTGTGGGTACACCAACAAATTTTGATGCATTGTCCTCTTCTCCTGTGAGGAGTAGATCCATTAATCCAAATGAAAATTTGTGCTGGCAACTCTGTTGAAAGTCCTGCCAAGAATGAACAAAATAACCCCGGTTCATTTGCTCTTTTCCAAGATTTCAAGAAATATTTCTAGCACCACTGTTGTAACTCAACACCATTTTTGGTAGAAGTGAGTCACTAGAATTAGTAAAACTTTCCCACATAACAGCCCTCATAACATCTTTGACGAGAAGTTCCCATTATCTAAGAGATGCAGATGAACAATTAGATATATTGGTAGACCAGACAGAACAATTAGACTATATATGAGCTCCAGACTCTCACTGCTGCCAATTCTCAAAATAGCCAAGGTTTCCCTGGCTGCAAGAGGTTCATCTCTGTGCTGTATCTTGGGATATATACTTTTGTGCCACAACCTCGCATACTTATCAGCAGAATTATTAGGTCTGAAAAAGCCTAATTCAAATATTTGGCTAGGAGAGACTACAGTTTGTCCCTCTGCTAATGTGTGTGAAGGAGTCATGTTATATACTTCAGCGCCATACTGTGACGGAGGCAAACTGAAGATGAATAAGAAAAACAAAGTAACACTACTCAGTTTCAGTTTCATCCCAACATGCGTTTCGCAGAAGAACAATGTCCATTATATTCTGTTTCACAAGGACTGCTTGGCTACTGAAAGTGCTGATCAGGTAATGTAGAAAATTCTATGATAATTCTGCCAAATGCTTTCAAAGTCAAGGCAGACAAATTTGAAGACTTGGCTCCTTCTACGAATCATACAACTCAAGAATAATACATGGTCCAGGACCTACTACTATCCAAATCCTCTACCATAACACTCGATAAGCATCAAGTTGACAGTTACTGTACACTGTACATTTTACAAATTACTAATTATTTGAAGGCTGTTAATTTTCTCTGGTCAGCTGTGTTCTTAATTGTGAATGACTGGTTGTAAACCAAAAAGGCATGTATCAGTAAAACTTCAACGGGACTAAATATAGTTCACATCCCACTATCTTCTCTGGTCACTTTCTGTAACATTCAAACTTGAAGTGAATGTTTTCATGGACACAATGAACATTCGAGAAAGAGAATAGAACTTCCAATGAAGGAAGCAAATTAAAAGCAGTTTATAACAGTTCCATTCTAGGAGAAATCCAGGTAAAATGCAAAGAAATCATCTGGTAGGTAAAAGTAAATGAAACCCAGTAATTATCACCCATGACTAAAACCAATCAATCTGTACATGATAGCTGGAATAAAGTAAAACTTCATGTGAAATATTGAAACTTTGCAGTGTTCCATAATTTTACAGTAGAACAAATTGAGTACCTGATGCAAATGCTCTGGTTCTTCAATGTTTAGTCACTGCATCTCCACTTGTTTCAGGTCGTGAAACTGGGTACCCGAATCCCCATAAAACCCTCAATATGTGGAAGAACCCCTTGATGTATTGCATTGTGAAGTACCAAGTTTGCTGTTGCTTAACGTCCTTCAATCACAGTAATGCTAGCTTCGTTTTTGGAGGATATAGTATTCTCAGGGTGTTGAGGATTATAAGCTGAGTTTTGGATAGTGAATAAAGGCAGCATAGGAAGTGGACCATCATTCTCGCTGCTTAAAATTGAAGCTACATCAACCATGGTAGGTCTATCAGCAGCATTGTCTTGTACACAAACAAGCCCAACATGCACGCATGTCATTACTTCTGATTTGGAATATGAATCACCTAATACTTCATCTACCAACTCCATTGCCCTCCCCTCATTCCACAAATTCCATGCCTGAAAATATAATCCCATTAGCTGTTGTTGTAACTTGTCAAGACCCCAAAACTGTAGACAACAATTACATTAAAATTTAGAGTATAAACTTACATAGGCAAGAAAGCCTAGCTGTTGGTCAGACAAATAAAAGCTGGTATTTTTCATGCCGCTAATAATCTCCAATACCAAGACCCCGAAGCTGTAGACATCAGATTTTTCAGAAAACACCCCACCCATAGCGTACTCCGGAGACATATAGCCACTGCACAGAAAACACATCAGTATATATCTAACAAAATTATTTCTTCTGATTTCTGGCCTATGGTATGTAACTGAAAAGTCTATATTTACCGTGTTCCCACAACCTTCAGAGTATTTTCTAGACTCTGTGTTTCTTCAACAATGCGTGCTAATCCAAAATCTGAAATTTTTGGATTCATTTTTTCATCCAAGAGGATGTTACTGACTTTTAGATCTCTATGAATCACCTTCACATAGGAATCATGGTGAAGATAGAGAAGGCCTTTAGCAACACCCTGAATAATGTTAAAGCGTGTAGCCCAATCAAGCACTGCTCTCTTTGATGGATCTAATCAAAGAATCAGTGCACCCATTAGAGTGCAAGACTCCAATCAGTAATTATATTCATATTATTGATACACATTACAATGAAACAATGATGAGAAGAGACTATTAGCCATAAAATTTGGTTAAAACTAGAACTCTAGCTCTAAACATTAGAGACAAAGTTGTATCAAGTGAATTTACAATGGAGATCTTAAACACCAGAAAATGTTAGGTAGTTGTAAGCATTAAACTTGCAGGTTTAAAGATCTTGCTTAGTCAAACTCAAGGATGAGTTGTGCCTAGGTTATTTAGTGTTCTTGCTACTCCTTTCATAACTACATGTAAGAACTTTTCAAAAGAATTTTATAAACAGATCAAAAACGAAAGATTATATTGAAAGAACAAGATAAAAATGAGCAACTTACAGCAGATAAACATAAAAACCTAGTGAAACTAACCGAATAGAAAAGCATCCAGGCTTTTGTTAGGCATGAACTCATAAACCAGTAACTTCTCATCTTCTTCAATGCAGCAACCCATGATCCTAACAAGATTTTTGTGTTGAAGATTGGAGATCAAAAGCATCTCATTCTTGAACTCTTCAACACCTTGTCCTGAGCTACTAGACAGTCTCTTCACAGCTATTTCCTTCCCTTCTGGTAGTATCCCCTACACAAGATTCATAAATCAAATAATTCCATTAATGTATGTATCTTGTACCTATCGAAGTACTATAAATATATATGCTATCCTTGCAGAACAAAGCACCTTATAAACTGGGCCAAAGCCTCCTTGCCCGAGTTTGTTTGTGATGCTGAAGCTGTTTGTGGCGATTAGTATGCTATCAAAATTATATATCTTTAGCTCTGAGAGATCATGCTTTCCCAAATATTCTCGAAGATCGTCTCTGTAAATCTTAATCAAACTACTTGATTCCAAGTGCGGAGTTGTTAATATGACATCTCCTGATTTTGCAAATAAAACTATCAAACACTGAGTTGGAACAAAACAAGAAGCAACAGTTGGATGACAGAAAACAACAATCTCTTACGCTTTTTATTGGCACGCCACCGGTACAAACTGAAGACTATGGCGACCAAGATACTCATACAACCAATAGCTGTAAGGCTGGCAATTAACTTTATCGGCTTTCCTTCACCTGAAAAGAAAAAAAAAAATCAAACATAACATTCAGAACAAAAAAAAAAAAACGGAGGGGGGGGGGGGGGGGGCTGTTAGAGCTGCGCATGAGCTATTATCAATTACCTAGTTGAACTTGTTCTGAGTCTGCTAGGCGGACATAAAGATCTACTCCCAAATATGGAAACTGCTGCATATCAATAAGGTCTTTGGACCAGACCAAACACCCTATTTTATCAACATAAGCATAAGCCAGGCAAGAACAATTACTCAGGCACTGTATCTTGCAGTCCTCAAACTTGTCTTGAGCCAATGGAATCAGATATTGATGAAAATCGGGTACTTTCAATCTTTCCAACTTCAAAAACCCATCTTCTGATTTTGATGATACTGATTCATTTGTGTGTGTCTCACAAGACAAATTTGTTTGTCTCACACAACCTCCGGTCCAGTTTCTTTTGCTCCATTCCTCATTGGACTTGGGTGTAAACCCTTTTAAACACTTGCAGATTGGAGATTCAGAAGCTCTGCAAACCCCAAAAGGTCCACAAGCACCATAATTGTCACATGGGCTTTTCCATGACTCCCAGTCAAGATACCAGTTCTTCCCACTTTCTGAAAACATTTGGCTCAGTACTCCGTCTGAAGATATGTACATATATCCAAGAACTTTGTCACCTGCAATGTTGTTAGAACTGTTAAGAGTATACCTTGTTCCCGGTGTCACACCAATATACTTTGACTGATCCCAAGGCCCACTTCTCCAGTGGGGAATAGATCCATTTATCCAAATGAACGATTGTGATGGCAACTCTGCTGACTGTCCGACCTTGAATATCCCCGGTGATGGATCATCATCACTTCCCCAAGATGTCAAGAAAATCTGTCTTCCCAGCATGCTTGGCAGAAGCGAGTCACTAGGATCATTGAAACTCTCCCACATATCAGCTCCCGTTACATCTTTGACAACGAAGTTTCCATTATCTAAGAGAACTGCAGATGAACAATTAGATATATTGGCTGACCAGACAGAACTCTGTTTGCCATCTACAAGCTCCAAATGCCAATTTTTACTAATTCTCAGACTAGCCAAGCCATCTGAAACTGCAAGAGGCCTTTCCCTATTGGCCACCCACACTTGTTTACGAGGATATATATTCTTGTGCCATAACCCAACATATTGCTTACTTGAATCATTAAAACTAAAGAAACCCAATTCGAAAATCCGGCCAGGGGAGACTAGAGTTTGGCCTACTGCTAATGGTTTGGAATTAGTGATCTCATGAACTTCAGCACAATAACACCTTAAACTAAACAAGCTCAAGATCAAGAACAACATCGAAAACATAATGGAATTCAAACCCATAACGATCTCTGCTCTAAACAGCATATGCATCAGACTAAGTTTCTCAATGGAAACAACGATGAAAGGTGCTGAACCTTGAATTCATAAAACTGTCATCATCAGTGTGACAAAATATCATTTCAAGGTGTGTAATGAGAAATTGCAAGCTAACTAACAATGCTCTAGATTTGAATGGAGGACTGATGAGAACCACAAAGATGTAAGGGTCGTATCTTTTTGTGGGTGCAGCATTTAAGAGCAGACAAAGATAGTTCGATCTTATCAGGTTTAACCCATGTGGGACTTGATATTCGCATTTGATTAGCGTCATCATCATCATCATCAAGAACTCAGTTTTCAAAGAACCTGGAAACCTGCGTGCTTTGTGTTTATGTTTCTGATCGAACTGAATCAATTCCCTGGGTCCCTGAGTCTGACTGAACCTCAATATTACAGAGACTCATGCAACCTGGTAGTGTTTAGTCTTAATTTTTTTTTTTTTTTTTTTTTTTTTTGCGTATATTTATGCCCATTTTATGATTTTGTTTTTGGTTCCCCTATATCTACAAGTTCTCTTCTTGACACAACACAAATACAATTTCAGGAAGACATTTTGGCATCCCAATAGTGTCTTTATAAACAGTGATGATTCGAGAAATTTTAGAAGAAAAGGTATCTTACTTGTACATTACAAGGCAATATGCCCGCGCTTTGCTGCGGGCTATGTTGTGTGTGTGTGTGACACTGATTTGGTTTAACTTAAAATAGGGCAATTAGAGGTAATTAGTCAGAGTTCACGCAAATTTCAACAGTATCATATTGACTCAATAGCATTTGTATGAAGACATGAGTTCATCTTCAAATAAAAATTTGAGCTGATTCATATTCGTCTTTATCAAGATGGTCGTCTTTATCGATATGAGATCATTTCATTCAGAATAGGAAAATTGTAGACATGTATAAGGTTTTGTTTTAGTCATAAAGACCAGATAGATTATAGTCAGAATCAGAAATATCACACAATCTCCTAAAAACATAGATCTGCATTTCACTTGAACTTCTGTAGTCTCAAAAAGCACCTGGAAACTTTCATAAATGCCAAGCTTGACAGCATAGCCTCCACATTCATCAAACTGTACTGAAATCCAGGAAATAACAATAATTCATAATTCATAAGTAGAAAGAAAAAAAGAAAAAGAAAAAAGGTTCAAACATGTATAAAAGCAACGAAGAAAAATGTATACACATGTTCCTCGTCCAAACCCACTGGTAACACCATTGGACCCTGATAACGCCAAAAATATGATACATATTTCAATAGAAAGGAAGATTAAGATCATAATATATGATTTATAGAGCATGTTCCAATCAGAAGTAACAATTATTTTTTACCAGAGAAATTTGCAATCTATAAATCATAGAAAGCAAGAAAAATTAAATAAGCAATTAGTCAGAGGCAATATGATATGCATACCATTTGGCCAACAACACAATCACTTGTTTCTTTAACATAGCCCGTGAACCTCAACTACGCCCAATTGCACAATCACCTACAAATAGTTTGGCATAAGAGATTATTATTTGCAGTTGACCACGTTGATAAATCAACAAACACCAAACTCAAACTTCCCACATTCCATTCACAACTCAAAACTTGTAAGCCAATTGAGCCACAATTTGTAATGCAAGAGTTGAGAATCACTTACCACGCTTCCCTCAACCTTTTTAGGCTGTGACTGCTCCAGACATGTTTCTGTCATTGCCTACAAATCAATAATATCTCAATCATCAGCGAAGCCAAACAAATTTACTACTTTTTGATAACAAAATAATTCTCTAACCTATTTTAAAATAATAATAATCCTCATCAAGGATCCAATTTCTCTAAATTAATTCACCAAAGCAAATAACACAGAGCTCAACCAAAACAATAACAACTAGTGGCAAGTGCAATTTCACAAATACCAAACAGCAAAACAATAACATCAACACCTACTTCAAAACTCAAAACAAATCAAAATTAGCAACAAAGGAAGCTTTTTTCTTTTGTGGGTGAGAATGAGAAGACCAAATAAAACAACAAAAGAATCTTAATTGGTAATTATTGAGCACAGAAAGGTTCTTGATTTCTTTGGAACCCGACTGAAGAGGATTGGAGCCATTTTCATTTCCTAAAATATAAAATTAAGAACCCCATTCCTTCAACATTCATAACTTTTCAATAAAATGCAAACGAAACCGTAAATACTTCCTTACTTTAGAGAACTGGTACCAACTTTTGATTTCCCTGATAAACTTCCATCTTAGTTTTGAGCTTTGCATGTTCTAGATTCCAGATCCCCTATATAACATTAAACAGACAGAATAAATAATCCATTAATATAAAAACACATCGGGAAAACCCTCAGTTTGTGTGTTCACTATTGCATCAATTCTAAAAAAATAAAAAAAAATCCATTTTGAAAACAAATGGCATACCCCATCAACCTTTGTTCATCTATAAGAAAAACCCATTTTTGAAAATAGTAAGGCATATTAAATAGTGTGAAGGAAAGTAACTCATGAAAGCCGGCAGCAGCCGTACTTTTCAATAAAACCACACCCATCAGTATCTGTGAAAACGAGTATAGAAGCTTAGCATTGATTTAAGTTTGAAGAAATAAAATTGGTGAATTGATTGGATTGTATATAAGTACGCGGTGATAACTGCTACTCTAAGAACTGTCGGGCTCAATTCTCAGATCTCACATTCTACATTCCCACACTGAAGGCATGTAAATTACAGTCTATGAAATGAAAATACCTGTGACCTAAATCACTTCTAAACACTTATTTCCCACCATTTTGGCTGGTCCAAGCATCAACAGCCTGTACCTGAAGCAAAACAAATAGAATACAAACATAAGCATAAGACCATAGATGACTATAAGCGCGCTTTAACAGTTGAGCAAAATTAACAACTTCATTTCCATGTGGATTTTTCATCTCCTGAAGCTGCCAACCTAAGCCTAGATAATGCAAGTCATATAGCCAAGTACAGAAAAGTTGAAGGCTAATGAACTCAATGCAACAAAGCAGTTTTTTTTTCTTTTCTTTTCACTTCTATGAAGCATAGAAATGAGAGCATTCTCATGCAACCCCTCAACCAGTAATTGTGTCCCATTGAGCATAAAATTAATGCTGAAATCAATAAATCATTAGATCCATAAAATTTTAAGATATCAGTAATAACCTGAAACAGAAAGAAATAACAAATTTCCAAGTTAGAGTACCTTCTAAAGCTGAAGAATTTTTCCTAAGCAAAAGGTGAACATGATGATGTATAATTTCTGTAAGCCTAGCTTCATATGCGTTGAACCTGAAAGACAAATAATCCAGATGATTGAGAAACTGAGAAGAAGAAAAAAGAACTGGAAGTATTAGTATAAGAAGAGCCAAAAAACCACTATATGCATAGCATAGATAATACCTCCAGCGGACAGATCGCTCATATTTTGCAGCAAAGAACCTAGAGCATATACATGGAAGGCATTAAATTGAGGAGTTAAAATTCAAAAAACAATAAAAATTCCAAGAGTTAGGAAAACTGATCAGAATATGGATTTGCAGAAACAATAACAAAAAAGGAGGGCCGCCCAGAAAAGTGGTGGGGGAAATCTGAACTCTAGTATTCCAGCAATTGATGAGAGAATTAGAAACAATTGAAATATTTTTGCCTGATTACTAGCACAAACCTGAACACCCAAACTTGGATCAGTTTGGGTAAGTTTTCAATATCGAACAACAATGGTTATCAACCTGATTAAGAACACCAGAAAAAACAAAGGAAGAAAAAGAATTGCAAATACAATCAATTTGCAGATGAAGATCATTGAAATTGAGAAGAATAAAAGAAAACGTTATCAAAACAACTGCTCAGTATTGCTTTTACCAAAAACCAAAAAAAAAATGAAAGATAACAAAGGAGCAAGAACAAAAAAAAAAAAAAAAAAAAACCTAGCAATGGTTCTTTATCAAGCAATTTAGAGTCTCATTCAAACAAAATTCAAAACTTTTTAACATCAAGGAAACTATTATTCTCTGAATAGTTCTACAGAACCACTTAGTCAATCAACCAATAGAACCAAAAGGAATGAAGTAAACCTGTAGAAGATGCAAAAAATGGTGGTTTGATTCAGTACCTTTGAGCAGGGAGGAAAAGAGCAAACAGCTGTATACTTGTTTTTTTATTTTTTATTTATTTATATTGAAGAGAGGTGCTACAGTTGGAATGAAAGAAGATGTGATCATCAAGATATGGAATCAGAAATAATATATGAAGAAGATTGATATATACTAACACATGCATATGAGATTGGGTAGCTCACCTCCATATCGGGTATTATATGGATATGTACGATGTTCAGACACAAAACAGAGGCAAAACGATCGGGTATTATACTGTAAAAGCATAGAACAATCTGCAAATCAAATCCAAAACAGATGCAAAATGATCAGACAATAAATACGAAAAAGAACACTGATTTCCCATCAAGAAGCAAAAACTCAGAAAAGTAGCAACAGAAATATGAAGAGCAGAGTGATGATCATAGACAATGGTGTGACGCAACAGCGGAATCCCTCTCTACCAAAGCCTCCACCGCATCCAGGCTCCCAAATTGCACAGCACCGAAGAACCCATAGAAGAAACAAAAATTGTGTTTATATGTGGGCATCGCGATTTGCACTGTAATTGGGTGAGGATGAAGACCATAGCTTTAATTCTGTTTAACAATCTTCCAAACGGTGTAAGATAGAGCAAATTTTAATTTTGTATAACAATCAAAACAAATTGATAGAACTACCCAGAAACATTCTATTTCCCACAATCATCGGGACACAAATCATATATTTAACACAAACACTGTGTTAAGGGTATAATAGGTATTGGGCCAGATGTGGTTATTTTAAGATAGTATAAAAGTATTATCTCTGTAATATTCTATCCAAGTCTGTAAATGAACAAAATCTTTCTAGTTTTCTCTGATTTCTTCTTGCCTTCTTCTTTCTTCATTCTGATACAATAGCTCAACTTTCATGGCATCAGAGCCTTAGTTTTGATCTTGGACATTTATCTCTTGCTTCCGCTTTCCCTAGCCTCTTAGTTTTATTTTTAGTTTTCATTTTCCCCAAATCAAAACCCTAACCTAGAGTTTTCCAATTTTCGATTCCCGGCAATGCGCCACCGCTAAATCCAGTCGTGCTCGTTGAAGCCCAGTCCTCCTTCATCATCGGTAATCGGTATTGGAGTCCAAGCTGCTTGTGTTTCTTGAAGCCGCCACATATACTTGCTTTGTTGATTCAGATAAGTTTGTCATCTTTCGTAGATTTGGAAAGTTTGGAAATTCGATCGAGATTATTGATATTTGTGAATTCGAAGCCTTCGATTTGTGTTTCAAGTATCC encodes the following:
- the LOC101301398 gene encoding G-type lectin S-receptor-like serine/threonine-protein kinase At1g61390-like yields the protein MLKKQVIVLLAKWVQWCYQWVWTRNMLQFDECGGYAVKLGIYESFQVLFETTEVQVKCRSMFLGDCVIFLILTIIYLVFMTKTKPYTCSAPFIVVSIEKLSLMHMLFRAEIVMGLNSIMFSMLFLILSLFSLRCYCAEVHEITNSKPLAVGQTLVSPGRIFELGFFSFNDSSKQYVGLWHKNIYPRKQVWVANRERPLAVSDGLASLRISKNWHLELVDGKQSSVWSANISNCSSAVLLDNGNFVVKDVTGADMWESFNDPSDSLLPSMLGRQIFLTSWGSDDDPSPGIFKVGQSAELPSQSFIWINGSIPHWRSGPWDQSKYIGVTPGTRYTLNSSNNIAGDKVLGYMYISSDGVLSQMFSESGKNWYLDWESWKSPCDNYGACGPFGVCRASESPICKCLKGFTPKSNEEWSKRNWTGGCVRQTNLSCETHTNESVSSKSEDGFLKLERLKVPDFHQYLIPLAQDKFEDCKIQCLSNCSCLAYAYVDKIGCLVWSKDLIDMQQFPYLGVDLYVRLADSEQVQLGEGKPIKLIASLTAIGCMSILVAIVFSLYRWRANKKRDVILTTPHLESSSLIKIYRDDLREYLGKHDLSELKIYNFDSILIATNSFSITNKLGQGGFGPVYKGILPEGKEIAVKRLSSSSGQGVEEFKNEMLLISNLQHKNLVRIMGCCIEEDEKLLVYEFMPNKSLDAFLFDPSKRAVLDWATRFNIIQGVAKGLLYLHHDSYVKVIHRDLKVSNILLDEKMNPKISDFGLARIVEETQSLENTLKVVGTRGYMSPEYAMGGVFSEKSDVYSFGVLVLEIISGMKNTSFYLSDQQLGFLAYAWNLWNEGRAMELVDEVLGDSYSKSEVMTCVHVGLVCVQDNAADRPTMVDVASILSSENDGPLPMLPLFTIQNSAYNPQHPENTISSKNEASITVIEGR